One Streptomyces fagopyri DNA window includes the following coding sequences:
- a CDS encoding amidohydrolase family protein codes for METTRTPATVPAFPRIISVDDHTVEPPGVWRDRLPSRYRDTGPRIVRAPLKEMTFLGGRFAPVMGRPGDDGPVGDWWVYEDLHRPLTRLDTAVGYDRDEIRLEVITYEQMRPGSYDVPQRLADMDVNHVQSALCFPTFPRFCGQTFTEAKDRELGLLSVRAYNDWMVEEWCGPAAAGRLVPLTLIPLWDPALAADEVRRNAARGVRAVAFSEIPPHLGLPSVHTDDWDPFLAACDETGTVIAMHIGSSSRMPSTSADAPPAVGSTITFANCCFSMVDWLMSGKFERFPNLRVMYAEGQIGWIPYILERADVVWEENRGWGGVADKVHRPPSELFAGHVYGCFFDDAFGLRNLDSIGVANVLYETDYPHSDSTWPKSREVGEAQMGHLDPDVVERIVRGNAIELLGLTEDGLWAGPGGAR; via the coding sequence ATGGAGACCACCAGGACCCCCGCGACCGTCCCCGCCTTCCCCCGGATCATCTCGGTGGACGACCACACCGTGGAACCGCCGGGCGTCTGGCGGGACCGCCTGCCGTCGAGGTACCGGGACACCGGTCCCCGCATAGTCCGCGCGCCACTGAAGGAGATGACCTTCCTCGGCGGCAGGTTCGCGCCGGTGATGGGCAGGCCGGGCGACGACGGGCCGGTCGGGGACTGGTGGGTGTACGAGGACCTCCACCGGCCGCTCACCCGCCTCGACACCGCCGTCGGGTACGACAGGGACGAGATACGCCTGGAGGTCATCACGTACGAGCAGATGCGGCCCGGCTCGTACGACGTCCCGCAACGGCTCGCCGACATGGACGTCAACCACGTCCAGTCCGCGCTGTGCTTCCCCACCTTCCCGCGTTTTTGCGGACAGACGTTCACCGAGGCCAAGGACCGTGAGCTCGGGCTGCTCTCGGTGCGGGCCTACAACGACTGGATGGTGGAGGAGTGGTGCGGTCCGGCGGCCGCCGGGCGTCTCGTCCCGCTCACCCTCATCCCCCTGTGGGATCCCGCGCTCGCGGCGGACGAGGTGCGCCGCAACGCCGCCCGCGGCGTACGCGCGGTCGCCTTCTCCGAGATCCCGCCGCATCTGGGGCTGCCCTCCGTGCACACCGACGACTGGGACCCCTTCCTCGCGGCCTGCGACGAGACCGGCACGGTCATCGCCATGCACATCGGCTCCAGCAGCCGGATGCCGTCGACCTCGGCCGACGCCCCGCCCGCCGTCGGTTCCACCATCACCTTCGCCAACTGCTGCTTCTCGATGGTGGACTGGCTGATGAGCGGCAAGTTCGAGCGCTTCCCGAACCTGCGGGTGATGTACGCCGAGGGCCAGATCGGCTGGATCCCCTACATCCTCGAACGCGCCGACGTGGTCTGGGAGGAGAACCGCGGCTGGGGCGGTGTCGCCGACAAGGTCCACCGTCCGCCGTCCGAGCTCTTCGCCGGCCATGTCTACGGCTGCTTCTTCGACGACGCCTTCGGGCTCAGGAACCTGGACTCCATCGGCGTCGCGAACGTTCTTTACGAGACCGACTATCCGCACTCCGACTCCACCTGGCCGAAGTCCCGCGAGGTCGGCGAGGCCCAGATGGGACACCTCGACCCGGACGTGGTCGAACGGATCGTACGGGGCAACGCCATCGAGCTGCTCGGGCTGACGGAGGACGGGCTGTGGGCGGGTCCGGGGGGTGCCCGGTGA
- a CDS encoding SDR family NAD(P)-dependent oxidoreductase, with amino-acid sequence MGKLDGRVVLITGAARGQGEQEARLFVREGARVVLADVLDDQGEALAKEIGARYVHLDVRGEDDWRAAVAVAKEAYGRIDGLVNNAGILRFNELVDTPLEEFQQVVQVNQVGVFLGIRTVAPEIASAGGGTIVNTASYAGLTGMAWVGAYAATKHAIVGLTRVAALELAAKGIRVNAVCPGAIDTAMSNPAQLDPDADPADSERTSRALDELYRKLVPLGRIGRPEEVARLALFLTGDDSSYITGQPFVIDGGWLAGVSVI; translated from the coding sequence ATGGGCAAGCTGGACGGACGTGTCGTCCTCATCACCGGCGCGGCGCGCGGACAGGGCGAGCAGGAGGCGCGGCTCTTCGTGCGGGAGGGCGCCAGGGTGGTCCTCGCGGACGTGCTCGACGACCAGGGGGAGGCGCTGGCCAAGGAGATCGGCGCGCGCTACGTCCACCTCGACGTGCGGGGGGAGGACGACTGGCGTGCGGCGGTGGCCGTCGCCAAGGAGGCGTACGGGCGGATCGACGGGCTGGTCAACAACGCGGGCATCCTGCGTTTCAACGAGCTGGTCGACACCCCGCTGGAGGAGTTCCAGCAGGTCGTGCAGGTCAATCAGGTGGGGGTCTTCCTCGGGATCAGGACCGTCGCGCCGGAGATCGCGAGCGCGGGCGGCGGCACGATCGTCAACACGGCCTCGTACGCGGGTCTCACCGGGATGGCCTGGGTGGGTGCCTACGCGGCGACCAAGCACGCCATCGTCGGTCTGACGCGGGTGGCGGCCCTGGAGCTGGCAGCCAAGGGGATCAGGGTCAACGCGGTCTGTCCGGGCGCCATCGACACGGCGATGAGCAACCCCGCCCAGCTCGATCCGGACGCCGACCCCGCCGACAGCGAGAGGACCTCCCGGGCACTGGACGAGCTGTACCGCAAGCTCGTGCCGCTCGGCCGGATCGGGCGGCCGGAGGAGGTGGCCCGCCTCGCCCTCTTCCTCACCGGCGACGACTCCTC
- a CDS encoding LLM class F420-dependent oxidoreductase, whose translation MTGEGLRPGSADGPLSYGVQLPVQSQSTLYAERWEADAGPAELVEIARTADRCGFAYIACCDHVAVPRRLAEAMSTVWYDPVATLAFLAGVTERVRLLSHVAVVGLRHPLVTAKQYATLDHLSGGRLILGVGAGHVREEFEAVGADFPRRGAVLDESIDALRAALGRDEFPEHHGKLYDFEGLGQRPRPAQASVPLWVGGSSPAAVRRAALKADGWLPQGDPRERLPEQIATLRRLRAEAGVRGPLTVGAITEPLYVGEPGWEVGRRTLSGPPEALAESLRAYHAMGVDQIQVRFRSRGSGELVDQMAAFGADVAPHLG comes from the coding sequence GTGACCGGGGAGGGGCTGCGGCCGGGGTCCGCGGACGGGCCGCTGAGCTACGGCGTCCAGCTCCCGGTCCAGTCGCAGAGCACGCTGTACGCCGAGAGGTGGGAGGCGGACGCGGGTCCGGCCGAACTCGTCGAGATCGCCCGTACCGCCGACCGGTGCGGCTTCGCGTACATCGCGTGCTGCGACCACGTCGCCGTCCCGCGCAGACTCGCGGAGGCCATGAGCACGGTCTGGTACGACCCGGTGGCCACGCTCGCGTTCCTGGCCGGGGTGACCGAGCGCGTACGGCTGCTCAGTCACGTCGCGGTCGTCGGGCTGCGGCACCCGCTTGTCACGGCCAAGCAGTACGCCACTCTCGACCACCTCAGCGGCGGACGGCTGATCCTCGGGGTCGGCGCCGGTCACGTGCGGGAGGAGTTCGAGGCGGTGGGGGCCGACTTCCCGCGCCGGGGCGCCGTGCTCGACGAGTCGATCGACGCGCTGCGGGCGGCGCTGGGGCGGGACGAGTTCCCCGAGCACCACGGGAAGCTCTACGACTTCGAGGGGCTCGGCCAGCGGCCCCGGCCGGCGCAGGCGAGCGTGCCCCTGTGGGTCGGCGGCTCCTCGCCCGCCGCCGTGCGCAGGGCCGCGCTGAAGGCGGACGGCTGGCTGCCGCAGGGCGACCCGCGCGAGCGGCTGCCGGAACAGATCGCCACGCTGCGGCGGCTGCGCGCGGAGGCGGGCGTCCGCGGCCCGCTCACCGTCGGCGCCATCACCGAGCCCCTGTACGTGGGTGAGCCCGGCTGGGAGGTCGGGCGCCGCACGCTCAGCGGGCCGCCCGAGGCCCTCGCCGAGTCGCTGCGGGCGTACCACGCGATGGGCGTGGACCAGATCCAGGTGCGGTTCCGGTCGCGTGGCAGCGGCGAACTCGTCGACCAGATGGCCGCGTTCGGCGCGGACGTGGCACCGCATCTCGGCTGA